One part of the uncultured Celeribacter sp. genome encodes these proteins:
- a CDS encoding uracil-DNA glycosylase: METQIDYWQAHALLEWQIELGAVDAIGETPVNRYEIPQEAPKPAAAQARGPGGQGRPAAVVPVAQTPEVDPVDVAARLAASATSLEALCDALAGFDHCDLKRGARNLVFSDGNPKARVMIVGEAPGRDEDIQGKPFVGRSGQLLDKMFAAIGMDRTSPDSEHALYITNPIPWRPPENRDPTTAEIAMLKPFLLRHIELADPDVIVLMGNWACTALLGRAGITRLRGKWQTVLGKPAMPMTHPAYLLRTPMAKREAWADLLDIQARLRSLA, from the coding sequence ATGGAGACTCAGATCGACTATTGGCAGGCGCACGCTCTTTTGGAGTGGCAGATCGAACTCGGCGCGGTGGACGCGATCGGGGAGACGCCCGTGAATCGCTATGAGATCCCGCAGGAGGCGCCGAAACCTGCGGCAGCGCAGGCGCGCGGACCGGGGGGGCAGGGCCGCCCGGCAGCGGTGGTCCCGGTGGCGCAAACGCCCGAAGTCGATCCCGTCGATGTTGCGGCGCGACTGGCGGCCTCTGCGACCAGTCTTGAGGCCTTGTGCGACGCGCTGGCGGGATTCGATCATTGTGATCTGAAACGCGGCGCGCGCAATCTGGTGTTTTCCGACGGTAATCCCAAGGCCCGGGTGATGATCGTCGGCGAGGCACCGGGACGTGACGAGGACATTCAGGGCAAGCCCTTCGTCGGGCGCTCGGGTCAGTTGCTGGACAAGATGTTTGCGGCCATCGGCATGGATCGCACGTCGCCCGACAGTGAGCATGCGTTGTATATCACCAATCCGATCCCATGGCGTCCGCCGGAAAACCGGGATCCGACCACGGCGGAAATCGCCATGCTGAAGCCGTTTCTGCTGCGCCATATCGAACTGGCCGACCCGGATGTGATTGTCCTGATGGGCAACTGGGCCTGCACGGCCTTGTTGGGCCGGGCCGGGATCACGCGATTGCGGGGCAAATGGCAGACGGTTCTGGGCAAACCGGCGATGCCGATGACGCATCCGGCCTATCTGCTGCGCACTCCGATGGCGAAGCGCGAAGCCTGGGCGGATCTGTTGGACATTCAGGCCCGGCTGAGGAGCCTGGCATGA
- a CDS encoding aspartate carbamoyltransferase catalytic subunit translates to MAFRQKHLLGIEPLHPEEIKTVLDVAERYVDLNRQSQKHSDALRGLTQINMFFENSTRTQSSFELAGKRLGADVMNMAMQASSIKKGETLIDTALTLNAMHPDLLVVRHPHSGAVDLLSQKVNCAVLNAGDGKHEHPTQALLDALTIRRAKGRLHRLNIAICGDITHSRVARSNLILLGKMENRVRLVGPPTLVPQQFREFGCEIYDDMAEGLKDVDVVMMLRLQKERMDGGFIPSEREYFYRYGLDADKLAHAKPDAIVMHPGPMNRGVEIDGTIADDINRSVIQEQVEMGVAVRMAAMDLLARNLKADREAAAAGVMA, encoded by the coding sequence ATGGCATTCCGGCAAAAACACCTTTTGGGGATCGAGCCACTTCATCCCGAAGAAATCAAAACGGTTCTGGACGTGGCCGAACGCTATGTCGATCTGAACCGCCAGTCGCAGAAACATTCTGACGCGCTGCGGGGTCTCACCCAGATCAACATGTTCTTCGAGAACTCGACCCGCACCCAGTCGTCGTTTGAACTCGCAGGCAAACGGCTGGGCGCCGATGTGATGAATATGGCGATGCAGGCCAGCTCGATCAAAAAGGGCGAAACCCTGATCGACACGGCGCTGACGCTCAACGCCATGCATCCTGACTTGCTCGTGGTGCGCCATCCGCATTCCGGCGCGGTCGATCTGTTGTCGCAAAAGGTCAACTGCGCCGTTCTGAACGCGGGCGACGGCAAACATGAACATCCGACGCAGGCGCTTCTGGACGCTTTGACGATCCGCCGCGCCAAGGGGCGGCTGCACCGGCTGAACATCGCGATTTGCGGCGACATCACCCATTCGCGCGTGGCACGGTCGAACCTGATCCTCTTGGGCAAGATGGAAAACCGCGTGCGCCTTGTCGGTCCACCGACATTGGTTCCGCAGCAATTCCGGGAATTTGGCTGCGAAATCTATGACGATATGGCCGAGGGTCTGAAAGACGTCGATGTGGTGATGATGCTGCGCCTTCAGAAGGAACGCATGGACGGCGGCTTCATCCCGTCGGAGCGGGAATATTTCTATCGCTACGGGCTGGATGCCGACAAGCTGGCCCACGCCAAACCCGATGCGATCGTCATGCATCCGGGACCGATGAACCGCGGCGTCGAAATCGACGGCACGATTGCCGATGACATCAACCGGTCGGTCATTCAGGAACAGGTGGAAATGGGCGTAGCGGTGCGTATGGCCGCCATGGACCTGCTGGCGCGCAACCTGAAAGCGGACCGCGAAGCTGCAGCGGCGGGAGTGATGGCGTGA
- a CDS encoding aspartate carbamoyltransferase catalytic subunit: MTDGWQDILHPGERVLWQGQPDGRVRFNGPQMPFALFGIIFAGFAVFWMVMAARSGGFWVFGLIHFFAGIVVALAPSLIGPYIANHTWYSLTNQRAFIATQMPFAGRELNAVDLRPSLGLDFDGRDPGTIAFHAKALPVVGTRTDSRPRFSQIPDARTVFALIRDIQKGTA; encoded by the coding sequence ATGACCGACGGTTGGCAGGACATACTGCATCCCGGCGAACGGGTGCTGTGGCAGGGCCAACCGGACGGGCGTGTCCGCTTTAATGGCCCGCAGATGCCCTTTGCCCTCTTCGGCATCATCTTTGCAGGCTTTGCCGTCTTCTGGATGGTGATGGCGGCCCGCAGCGGCGGGTTCTGGGTCTTTGGCCTGATCCATTTCTTTGCCGGTATCGTCGTGGCCTTGGCCCCGTCGCTGATCGGACCCTACATTGCCAATCACACCTGGTATTCGCTGACCAATCAGCGCGCGTTCATCGCGACCCAAATGCCCTTTGCGGGGCGCGAACTGAACGCTGTTGATCTGCGTCCCAGCCTTGGACTCGATTTTGACGGGCGTGATCCCGGCACCATCGCCTTCCACGCCAAGGCCCTGCCCGTTGTCGGCACACGCACCGACAGCCGCCCCCGTTTTTCACAAATCCCGGACGCGCGCACCGTCTTCGCGCTGATCCGGGACATCCAGAAAGGCACCGCATGA
- the pyrC gene encoding dihydroorotase yields MTLFTNARLIDPEGLSETLGWLRTDGATITDTGTGDAPKTSEEIIDCGGLCLAPGIIDLGVKVSEPGERHKESFASAGRAAAAGGVTTMVTRPDTQSAIDTPEVLEFVERRAATDAVVKVKHMSALTKGRAGREMVEIGFMRDAGAIAFTDCDHVVTDSKVLQRALTYARSCGALVIGHPQDPGLSKGAAATSGKFAALRGLPAVSPMAERMALDRDLALIEMTGVAYHFDQLTTARALPALQRAKDNGLDVTAGVSIHHLTLNELDVGDYRTFFKVKPPLRSEDDRIAMVEAVGEGLIDVICSMHTPQDEESKRLPFEEAASGAVALETLLPAALRLYHADQLSLPQLFRALSLNPAKRLGLTGGRLSAGSPADLVLFDPDAPFIMDRFKLHSKSKNTPFDGARMQGKVKGTWVDGRAVFAA; encoded by the coding sequence ATGACCCTTTTCACCAATGCCCGCCTGATCGACCCCGAAGGCCTGAGCGAAACCCTTGGCTGGCTGCGCACTGACGGGGCGACCATCACCGATACTGGAACTGGCGACGCTCCCAAGACCTCCGAAGAAATCATCGATTGCGGCGGACTGTGCCTTGCGCCGGGGATCATTGATCTGGGCGTCAAAGTGTCCGAACCCGGCGAACGCCACAAGGAAAGCTTTGCCTCCGCCGGGCGCGCCGCCGCTGCAGGCGGTGTGACAACCATGGTCACCCGCCCCGACACGCAAAGCGCCATCGACACGCCCGAGGTGCTGGAATTCGTCGAACGCCGCGCCGCGACCGATGCCGTGGTCAAGGTCAAACACATGTCGGCGCTGACCAAAGGGCGCGCCGGGCGGGAGATGGTTGAAATCGGCTTTATGCGCGACGCTGGGGCCATTGCCTTTACCGATTGCGATCATGTGGTGACCGACTCGAAAGTCCTGCAACGGGCGCTGACCTATGCCCGCTCCTGCGGCGCACTGGTGATTGGCCACCCACAGGATCCGGGCCTGTCGAAAGGTGCGGCAGCAACCTCTGGCAAATTTGCTGCGCTGCGCGGCCTGCCGGCGGTGTCGCCCATGGCCGAACGCATGGCGCTCGACCGCGATCTGGCCCTGATCGAGATGACCGGCGTCGCCTATCATTTCGACCAGCTCACCACCGCCCGCGCCCTGCCCGCGCTGCAACGTGCCAAAGACAACGGGCTGGACGTCACCGCGGGCGTGTCGATCCACCACCTGACGCTGAACGAACTGGACGTGGGCGATTACCGGACCTTCTTCAAAGTCAAACCCCCGCTGCGCTCTGAAGACGACCGCATCGCCATGGTCGAGGCCGTAGGCGAGGGGCTGATCGATGTGATCTGTTCGATGCACACACCGCAGGACGAAGAAAGCAAACGGCTGCCCTTCGAGGAGGCTGCCTCCGGCGCTGTGGCGCTGGAAACGCTGCTGCCTGCGGCGCTGCGCCTCTATCACGCCGATCAACTGAGCTTGCCGCAACTGTTCCGCGCCCTGTCGCTGAATCCCGCCAAACGGCTGGGCCTGACCGGCGGGCGCCTCAGTGCGGGCAGCCCGGCGGATCTGGTGCTGTTCGATCCGGATGCCCCCTTCATCATGGACCGTTTCAAGCTGCACTCGAAATCGAAAAATACCCCCTTTGACGGGGCCCGGATGCAAGGCAAAGTGAAAGGCACATGGGTGGACGGTCGGGCTGTCTTTGCCGCCTGA
- the plsY gene encoding glycerol-3-phosphate 1-O-acyltransferase PlsY, with the protein MLLIATALLAYLLGSIPFGIVMARLFGLGDLRQIGSGNIGATNVLRTGNKLAAFFTLLGDSGKGALAVVLARVIVGEQAAGLAGLCAMLGHLYPVFLRFKGGKGVATFLGTLLALSFPVGLLACATWLLAAVITRYSSLSALVAALAAPFYTAYFYHLHGAFLVALLTALIFFKHRENIARLRAGTEGKIGQKG; encoded by the coding sequence ATGCTGCTGATTGCCACTGCCCTGCTCGCCTATCTTCTTGGATCGATACCCTTTGGCATCGTCATGGCCCGTCTGTTCGGGCTGGGCGATCTGCGTCAGATCGGCTCGGGCAACATCGGGGCCACCAATGTGCTGCGCACCGGCAATAAGCTGGCAGCCTTTTTCACGCTTCTGGGCGACAGCGGCAAAGGCGCTCTGGCCGTGGTGCTGGCGCGGGTCATCGTCGGGGAACAGGCGGCGGGTCTAGCCGGGCTTTGCGCCATGCTCGGGCATCTCTACCCGGTGTTCCTTCGGTTCAAGGGTGGCAAGGGCGTCGCCACCTTTCTGGGCACCCTTCTGGCCCTGAGCTTTCCGGTCGGACTATTGGCCTGCGCAACATGGCTACTGGCCGCCGTCATCACCCGCTATTCCAGCCTGTCCGCGCTTGTGGCCGCGCTGGCCGCCCCGTTTTACACCGCCTATTTCTATCACCTGCACGGGGCATTTCTGGTCGCCCTGCTGACCGCATTGATCTTTTTCAAACACCGCGAAAATATCGCGCGGCTGCGGGCCGGCACCGAAGGCAAGATCGGCCAGAAAGGGTAA
- a CDS encoding DUF805 domain-containing protein encodes MTFITAVKTCFSKYVTFSGRAQRSEYWWWALFTFLAGVVLSGIDGLLGNGQTAAGPLSGLFSLITFLPGLSVLARRLHDVNRSAWWMLLLFLPIIGWIVLLIWTVSKGSDGINRFGDDPLEIPYDAADYTSSVPNVTRD; translated from the coding sequence ATGACTTTCATCACCGCCGTCAAAACATGTTTTTCCAAATACGTCACCTTTTCCGGACGGGCCCAAAGGTCGGAATATTGGTGGTGGGCGCTGTTCACATTCCTCGCCGGCGTTGTGCTCAGCGGCATTGACGGGCTGCTTGGCAACGGGCAGACCGCTGCGGGACCGCTTTCGGGGCTCTTTTCCCTGATCACCTTTCTGCCCGGGCTTTCGGTGCTCGCACGCCGTCTGCACGATGTGAACCGGTCTGCATGGTGGATGCTGCTGCTGTTCCTGCCGATCATCGGCTGGATCGTGCTGCTGATCTGGACTGTGAGCAAGGGCAGCGATGGCATCAACCGGTTCGGGGACGATCCGCTGGAAATCCCCTACGATGCCGCAGATTACACCAGCTCTGTCCCGAATGTGACGCGCGACTGA
- a CDS encoding glutamate--cysteine ligase — MSIPQSGGGPIESYDDLVNYFVSGCKPREDWKIGTEHEKFGYCKDSLSPLPYAGERSIKAILEGLQDRYGWNPIFEGEHLIGLEQNGANISLEPGGQLELSGAPLDSIHQTCDEVNEHLREVQTVSDELGARFIGLGMAPTWTHDEMPLMPKGRYKLMDAYMGTVGTTGTQMMRRTCTVQVNLDFASEADMVQKFRAALALQPVATALFANSPFKEGKLNGHKSWRSYIWRHLDPSRTGMLPFVFEDGMGFERYVEYALDVPMYFVYRDGKYINALGQSFRDFLKGKLPALPGEKPTLSDWADHLTTLFPEARIKKYMEMRGADGGPWRRLCALPAFWVGLMYDQGALDAASDLFKGWSAETREALRVAASVDGLQAEVDGIKMIDLARECVSIAEQGLASRARPGAGGLIPDETHFLNALKDSIETGHAPADELIERFEGDWAGDVTKVFGEYSY, encoded by the coding sequence ATGTCCATTCCTCAGTCCGGCGGTGGCCCGATCGAAAGCTATGACGATCTGGTCAATTATTTCGTCTCCGGGTGTAAGCCCCGTGAAGATTGGAAGATCGGTACCGAGCACGAGAAATTCGGCTACTGCAAAGACAGCCTGTCACCATTGCCCTACGCCGGGGAGCGTTCGATCAAGGCCATCCTTGAGGGTTTGCAGGACCGTTATGGTTGGAACCCGATTTTCGAAGGTGAACATCTGATCGGCCTGGAGCAAAACGGTGCGAATATCTCGCTGGAACCGGGTGGTCAGCTCGAGCTGTCAGGCGCGCCGCTCGACAGCATTCACCAGACCTGTGACGAGGTGAACGAACACCTGCGCGAAGTGCAGACCGTGTCCGATGAGCTGGGTGCGCGCTTTATCGGGTTGGGCATGGCGCCGACATGGACCCATGACGAGATGCCGCTGATGCCGAAAGGGCGTTACAAGCTGATGGACGCTTATATGGGCACCGTCGGCACGACCGGCACGCAGATGATGCGCCGCACCTGCACCGTACAGGTGAACCTCGATTTCGCGTCCGAAGCGGATATGGTGCAGAAATTCCGCGCGGCTCTGGCTTTGCAGCCAGTGGCCACTGCGCTGTTCGCCAATTCGCCGTTCAAGGAAGGCAAGCTGAACGGGCATAAGTCCTGGCGTTCCTATATCTGGCGGCATCTCGATCCGTCGCGCACGGGCATGCTGCCCTTCGTATTCGAAGATGGCATGGGATTTGAGCGCTATGTCGAATATGCGCTCGATGTGCCGATGTATTTCGTCTACCGCGATGGCAAATATATCAACGCGTTGGGCCAGTCCTTCCGCGACTTCCTCAAGGGCAAGCTGCCAGCATTGCCGGGCGAAAAGCCGACGTTGTCGGATTGGGCGGATCACCTGACGACGCTGTTTCCCGAAGCGCGGATCAAGAAATACATGGAGATGCGTGGTGCAGATGGCGGCCCATGGCGTCGTCTCTGTGCGCTGCCAGCCTTCTGGGTCGGGCTGATGTACGATCAGGGCGCTCTGGATGCGGCTTCCGATCTCTTCAAAGGCTGGAGCGCGGAAACGCGCGAGGCGTTGCGGGTGGCCGCCTCTGTGGATGGTCTGCAGGCCGAGGTCGATGGGATCAAGATGATCGATCTGGCGCGCGAATGCGTGTCGATAGCCGAACAGGGCCTTGCCAGCCGCGCACGCCCTGGTGCGGGCGGGCTGATCCCCGATGAAACCCATTTCCTCAACGCGCTCAAAGACAGCATCGAGACGGGCCATGCCCCGGCAGATGAGCTGATCGAGCGCTTCGAGGGTGACTGGGCTGGCGATGTGACCAAAGTGTTCGGTGAATATTCTTACTGA
- a CDS encoding 16S rRNA (uracil(1498)-N(3))-methyltransferase codes for MVQTKIRLYVDHPLAEGQSIPLEREQAHYLFGVMRLSEGAHVALFNSRDGEFAAEVTQAGKRGGELTCVAQTRPLQMPPDLWLLFAPIKKARTDFIVEKAAEMGARRILPAGTDFTNSERIRQDRLQAHAVEAAEQCGGTYVPEVTDLVKLDRLLADWEPDRHIMFCDESLVGAAETLGAVSGDKWAILIGPEGGFSEAERKRLAALPFAHAVSLGPRILRADTAAVAAMTVWQQHLGDWA; via the coding sequence ATGGTTCAGACGAAGATCAGGCTCTATGTAGATCACCCTCTGGCTGAGGGGCAATCCATTCCTTTGGAACGGGAGCAGGCGCATTACCTTTTCGGGGTGATGCGGCTGAGTGAGGGCGCGCATGTTGCGCTGTTCAATTCCCGTGACGGCGAGTTTGCTGCCGAGGTCACGCAGGCCGGCAAGCGCGGCGGGGAACTGACCTGTGTCGCGCAGACCCGGCCTTTGCAGATGCCACCGGATCTGTGGCTGCTGTTTGCACCGATCAAAAAGGCGCGGACGGATTTCATCGTGGAAAAGGCCGCTGAGATGGGCGCGCGCCGCATCCTGCCGGCGGGGACGGATTTCACCAATTCCGAACGTATCCGCCAGGACCGTCTGCAGGCGCATGCCGTCGAGGCGGCGGAACAATGCGGCGGCACCTATGTGCCCGAGGTCACCGATCTGGTGAAGCTCGACCGGCTTCTGGCGGATTGGGAGCCTGACCGCCATATCATGTTCTGCGACGAAAGCCTTGTCGGCGCGGCGGAAACCCTTGGGGCTGTGTCCGGCGACAAATGGGCGATTTTGATCGGCCCCGAAGGCGGATTTTCCGAGGCGGAACGCAAACGGCTGGCGGCTTTGCCCTTTGCCCATGCGGTCTCGCTCGGGCCGCGCATTTTGCGGGCCGACACGGCGGCTGTGGCCGCGATGACTGTCTGGCAGCAACATCTTGGGGACTGGGCCTGA
- the ubiA gene encoding 4-hydroxybenzoate octaprenyltransferase has translation MTEQRPTPETANATVNGQVADAVRGNWVDHIAPLWSRPYLRLSRADRPVGTWLLLIPCWWGALLAAAEAGTFSGRTLWIMIGCAMGAWLMRGAGCTWNDITDRDFDDKVERTKSRPIPSGQVSVKQAALWMVMQSLIALVILLSFGPLAILLGVISLVPVAVYPFAKRFTWWPQVFLGIAFNWGAILAYAAVSGKLSAVPFFLYFAGIAWTIFYDTIYAHQDKEDDALIGVKSTARLFAENTPRWLKRFLIVTVVLMAAGIVEAVADRSVLALVVALGAPWAMGLHMTWQMARLDTEDHEKCLHLFRSNRDAGLLAALFLAVAIFL, from the coding sequence ATGACCGAACAGCGCCCAACGCCAGAGACCGCGAACGCAACTGTGAACGGACAGGTCGCCGACGCGGTCCGGGGCAACTGGGTCGATCACATCGCCCCGCTATGGAGCCGCCCCTATCTGCGACTGTCGCGGGCGGATCGCCCCGTGGGCACATGGCTCTTGCTCATTCCCTGCTGGTGGGGCGCGCTTCTGGCCGCCGCCGAAGCGGGTACATTTTCCGGGCGCACCCTGTGGATCATGATCGGCTGCGCCATGGGCGCCTGGCTGATGCGTGGCGCGGGCTGCACATGGAACGACATCACCGACCGCGATTTCGACGACAAGGTGGAACGCACCAAAAGCCGCCCGATTCCCTCGGGTCAGGTCAGCGTCAAACAGGCCGCGCTGTGGATGGTGATGCAGAGCCTGATTGCTCTGGTCATTCTGCTCAGCTTCGGCCCGCTGGCCATCCTGCTTGGGGTGATCTCGCTCGTGCCGGTGGCGGTCTACCCCTTTGCCAAACGCTTCACATGGTGGCCACAGGTCTTTCTGGGCATCGCCTTCAACTGGGGCGCCATCCTCGCCTATGCTGCGGTGTCCGGGAAACTGAGCGCCGTGCCGTTCTTTCTCTATTTTGCCGGCATCGCCTGGACGATTTTCTATGACACGATCTATGCCCATCAGGACAAGGAAGACGACGCGCTGATTGGCGTCAAATCCACCGCACGGCTGTTTGCCGAAAACACCCCACGCTGGCTGAAACGCTTCCTGATCGTCACCGTGGTGCTGATGGCCGCCGGGATTGTCGAAGCCGTGGCGGACCGGTCGGTGCTCGCACTTGTTGTCGCCCTTGGGGCCCCATGGGCCATGGGTCTGCATATGACATGGCAAATGGCACGGCTTGACACGGAAGATCATGAGAAATGCCTGCATCTTTTTCGCTCAAACCGGGATGCGGGGCTGCTGGCTGCGCTGTTTCTTGCCGTTGCGATCTTCCTGTGA
- a CDS encoding OmpA family protein has protein sequence MRFSQYLPVFAAVLIGALLCLAAASIGARTIEATSVQAVEKQLVMGGFEWTEVDADGLQIVLTGTAPDEPTQLAAQRAAGHAVDPARVINVMNVVQQEAIPAPKFSIEILRNDNGLSLIGLVPSSWDHDGFIEDLKSAASSGSIADFLEHADYPKPDHWDTAIDFGLEAIELLPRSKISLAADGITVTALADSKAQKASFERALAREDPDEVPVTVAITAPRPVITPFTVRFLIDDSGPHFDACAAETPAGQARILAAARALGVEDPACTLGLGSPTGQWAAAVETGMRALEDIGQGSITFADGDVHLIAGEDTTTAVFDKVVGDLEADLPPIFTLHSTLTAAQNEAEDPDSRPTFTVTRSPEGQTQIRGRMSDERSKMATEALARAAFGAQSIYSAMRIDDSLPEGWSLRAMAAIEALAQLKQGSVVMTTDGLDIRGQTGDPNARATIAGILSEKLGDAQQFNINVEYVRKLDPVLNLPTPAECVARANQINATHKIVFDPGSTDLNADANETLDAIAAALKDCEDVEMEIGGHTDSQGREEMNLNLSRQRANSVLDGLLMRRVVGVKFTAEGYGESRPIADNGTEEGREANRRIEFTLIGGTEQDATAATEAEESAPVDGDDVPAQSSEAATAEAAAENVSDTVETTEETATPADNAETDNASKPVAEDVAAEEAVEMPEEAEALAEERPTLRPGTETGVEDGAATDETAQTGGTDQETAAEADTGDTAADAPAVETGDEETTE, from the coding sequence ATGCGCTTTTCACAGTATCTGCCCGTCTTCGCTGCCGTTCTGATCGGTGCCCTTCTCTGCCTCGCTGCGGCCTCCATCGGGGCCAGAACCATTGAGGCAACCTCGGTTCAGGCCGTCGAAAAGCAACTGGTCATGGGCGGGTTTGAATGGACCGAAGTCGACGCCGACGGGCTGCAGATCGTGCTGACCGGCACCGCCCCCGACGAACCCACACAGCTGGCCGCGCAACGGGCCGCAGGCCATGCCGTCGATCCGGCCCGGGTGATCAACGTGATGAATGTGGTCCAGCAAGAGGCCATCCCCGCCCCGAAATTTTCCATCGAGATCCTGCGCAATGACAACGGCCTGTCGCTGATCGGCCTTGTCCCGTCATCCTGGGATCACGATGGCTTTATCGAAGATCTCAAGTCTGCCGCCAGTTCCGGATCGATCGCGGATTTTCTGGAACATGCGGATTACCCGAAGCCCGATCATTGGGACACGGCCATCGATTTCGGGCTGGAAGCCATCGAACTGCTGCCGCGCTCCAAAATCTCGCTCGCCGCTGACGGCATCACCGTCACAGCCCTGGCTGACAGCAAGGCACAAAAGGCGAGCTTTGAACGCGCACTGGCACGCGAAGACCCAGACGAGGTGCCCGTTACCGTGGCAATCACCGCGCCGCGTCCGGTCATCACTCCCTTCACCGTGCGCTTTCTGATCGACGACAGCGGCCCGCATTTCGACGCCTGTGCGGCAGAAACCCCGGCCGGACAGGCCCGCATTCTCGCGGCCGCCCGCGCCCTCGGCGTCGAAGATCCTGCCTGCACTCTTGGCCTTGGATCGCCAACTGGCCAATGGGCCGCCGCAGTCGAAACCGGCATGCGTGCGCTGGAAGATATCGGGCAGGGCTCCATCACCTTTGCCGATGGCGATGTCCATCTGATCGCGGGCGAAGACACCACGACCGCCGTTTTCGACAAGGTCGTTGGCGATCTGGAAGCGGACCTGCCGCCGATCTTCACGCTGCACAGCACTCTCACAGCTGCCCAAAACGAGGCCGAAGACCCCGACAGCCGTCCGACCTTCACCGTCACCCGTTCCCCCGAAGGCCAAACCCAGATCCGGGGCCGGATGTCTGACGAACGCAGCAAGATGGCAACCGAAGCGCTGGCCCGCGCCGCCTTTGGCGCGCAATCGATTTATTCCGCGATGCGGATCGATGATTCCCTGCCCGAAGGCTGGTCGCTACGTGCCATGGCCGCAATCGAGGCACTGGCACAGCTCAAGCAAGGCTCTGTCGTCATGACCACAGACGGGCTCGACATCCGGGGCCAGACCGGCGACCCCAATGCCCGCGCGACCATCGCCGGCATCCTGTCGGAAAAGCTGGGAGACGCGCAGCAGTTCAACATCAATGTCGAATATGTCCGCAAACTCGACCCGGTTCTGAACCTGCCGACCCCCGCCGAATGCGTCGCCCGCGCCAATCAGATCAACGCGACCCATAAGATCGTCTTTGATCCCGGCTCCACCGATCTGAACGCCGACGCCAATGAAACGCTGGATGCCATCGCGGCCGCACTGAAGGATTGCGAGGACGTCGAAATGGAAATCGGTGGGCACACCGACAGTCAGGGGCGTGAGGAAATGAACCTCAACCTGTCGCGTCAACGGGCCAATTCTGTTCTGGACGGCCTGCTGATGCGCCGCGTTGTCGGGGTGAAATTCACCGCCGAGGGCTATGGCGAAAGTCGCCCGATTGCCGACAATGGCACCGAAGAAGGCCGCGAAGCCAACCGCCGGATCGAATTCACTCTGATCGGCGGCACTGAGCAAGACGCGACTGCGGCGACGGAGGCTGAGGAGTCAGCACCCGTCGACGGCGACGATGTACCGGCGCAGTCATCTGAAGCCGCTACGGCGGAAGCTGCCGCGGAAAATGTCAGCGACACAGTGGAGACCACAGAAGAGACGGCCACTCCTGCGGATAACGCTGAAACAGACAACGCCTCAAAGCCGGTCGCGGAAGACGTCGCCGCAGAAGAGGCCGTTGAGATGCCTGAAGAGGCCGAGGCTCTGGCCGAGGAGCGCCCGACCCTGCGCCCAGGGACTGAGACCGGCGTTGAAGACGGAGCCGCAACGGATGAAACCGCACAGACGGGCGGAACAGATCAAGAGACCGCAGCAGAGGCGGATACCGGGGACACGGCTGCAGATGCGCCTGCGGTCGAGACTGGGGACGAGGAAACGACCGAATGA
- the rpiB gene encoding ribose 5-phosphate isomerase B: protein MTENKRIVLSSDHAAIDLRQAIAKHITTMGWEAVDIGPTTPESTHYPIHGKAAAEKVASGDCALGIVLCGTGQGIMMAANKVAGIRCGVCSDSFSARMIRQHNNANILSLGARVVGEGLALDIVEAFLSAEFEGGRHATRVDMIEAPGA, encoded by the coding sequence ATGACTGAAAACAAACGTATCGTTCTGTCGAGCGACCATGCGGCCATTGACCTGCGTCAGGCCATCGCGAAACACATCACCACGATGGGCTGGGAAGCCGTCGACATCGGTCCAACCACGCCGGAAAGCACGCATTACCCGATCCACGGCAAGGCGGCTGCCGAAAAGGTCGCGTCCGGCGATTGTGCTCTGGGCATCGTCCTGTGCGGCACGGGCCAGGGCATCATGATGGCCGCGAACAAGGTGGCGGGCATTCGCTGTGGCGTTTGTTCTGACAGCTTTTCGGCCAGGATGATCCGTCAGCACAACAATGCCAACATTCTGTCGCTCGGCGCGCGCGTTGTTGGCGAAGGGCTGGCGCTGGATATCGTCGAGGCTTTTCTGAGTGCCGAATTCGAAGGCGGACGTCACGCCACGCGCGTTGATATGATCGAAGCGCCCGGGGCCTAA